GGTGCGGTGGTTCCCGCCATCGTCACGCGCCGCGCCGACACGACCGTGGAGCTGGGCGACGGCGAGAGCTTCGTGATCGGCGGGCTGGTCAGCCGCAACACCGTCAGCCATGTCAGCAAGGTGCCGCTGCTGGGCGACCTGCCCGTGATCGGCGTCTTCTTCAAGAACCTGGATTTCCACCAGGAAGACCGCGAGCTGATGATCGTCGTCACGCCGCGCCTGGTGAAGCCGCTGGCCAGGGGGGCGCCGGCGGCACAGGCCGTCGGCGGCGACGGCCGCACCAGCGCCAGTCCCAATGTCTGGGGCTGGTACATGGCGGGCGAATACGCGGACCCGACGTTGCCGGGCTTCTCAAAATAGCCGCCGGCCATGGCCCAACACGTTGAGGCGGAACGATGGATTATTTCCTGTTGCATGCCACGCACGGCGAGGCCAGGGACTGGCTGGGCAAGGTCCTGGGCGGGCTGGGCACGCTGGTGGCGGAGGGCGGGGCCCAGGAGGCCTTTATCGAGCGCGTCGGCGAGTTGCGCCCCGGGCTGGTGTTCCTGCATTTCTCGCCCGAGCTGGCCGGCGCTTCGGCGCGCCTGGGCGAGCAGTTGCTGCGGCTCTTCCCCGGCCTGCCGCTGGTCGCGGTCGGCCGCGCCGATGATCCCGGCGTGATGCTGGCCGCGCTGCGCATGGGCGTGAAGGACTTTATCGACCTGCGCGACGCGCCGGCCGATGCCGAGGCCGTGGTCAAGCGGCTGGCGGTGCCGCGCGAGCAGGTGCGCCCCGCCGAGGCCGTGCGCCAGGGCAAGATCGTCGCGCTGCTGGGGGCGCGCCCCGGCGTGGGCGTGACCAGCCTGGCGGTCAACCTGGCGGCCGCCGCGCGCCGCCACCTGCCGCTGCGCGAGAAGTCCGACGCGCGCGCCGAGGTGCTGCTGCTCGACCTGGGCCTGCCCGCGCGCGACGGCGCGCTGTACCTGAACCTGGCGCCGGGCTTCCACTTCGTCGAGGCGGTGCGCAACCTGCGCCGCTTCGACCAGGTCTTTGTGCAGACCGCGCTGATGCGCCATGCCAACGGTGTCTGCGTGCTGCCGCTGCCGGGGGCGCTGGGCGAGTTGCGCGACATCTCGTATTCCGAAACGATCGGTCTGCTGGAGCGGCTGCGCGCGTTCTTCGACATGCAGGTGATCGACCTCGGTGGCTTCGGCAATGCCGAGTTCACCGCGCAGATCGTCAAGGCCGCCGACAGCGTGGTGCTGGTCGCCGAGCAGAGCGTCGGCGCCATCGTCTCGGCGGCCGAGCTGGTGCACGAGCTGCGCGCGCGCGAGGTGGAGCGCGACGACCTGCACCTGCTGGTGTCGCGCTTCGATGCGCGCCTGGGCGTCGACGCCGCGCAGATCGCGCGCCGCGTCGGCGTGCAGTCGGTGGCGACGCTGCCAGACTGCCGCGAGGCGCTGGTGCTGGCAATGAACCGCGGCGCGGTCCTGGCCGATGACGACCCTCACGATCCCTACGTGCGCGCGCTGGCCGAACTGCTGGCGCGGCTGGGCTATCGCCCCGAAGCGGCGAAGGACACCAGCCTGCTTGGACGCATGAAGGAAAAACTGCCCGAAGCGCTGCGCGCGAAGCGCGTGGCCAGGACCGGAAGCTGAGAGAAGCCCAGGAAGCCGACATGACGCAAGCGATCGAATTTTCCGACCACGCCCCCGCACCGTTCCCGGGCTCGCAGGAATTCCACAACATCAAGGAAGCCGCGCACGAGCACCTGCTGACCCGCATCGAAGAACTGGGCGCCGAGTTCGGCCGCTGGTCGCGCACCGCGATCCAGCGCTTCGTCGACCTGGAGCTCGAAAGCTTTACCCGGCTACGCCGCATCCCCATCAACGAGGCCGAGCTGCGCCAGATCGCCGAGGCGCTGACCAAGGAGCTGGCCGGCTTCGGCCCGATCGAAGACCTGCTCAACGATCCCGCGGTCGAAGACATCCTCGTCAACGGGCATCTCGACGTCTACGTGTCGCGCCACGGCGTGCTCGAGCGCATCCCGGTGCGCTTTGCCGACGGCGGCCACCTGCTGCGCATCGTGCGCCGCATCCTGGCGCCGATCGGCCGGCGCCTGGACGAGTCCAACCCGATGGTCGACGCGCGCCTGCCCGACGGCGGCCGCATCAACGTGGTGATCCCGCCGCTGGCGCTGGAAGGCCCGGTGGTGTCGATCCGCAAGTTCCGCAAGGATCCGATGACGCCGGCCGACCTGCAGGCGCTGGGCACCATGAGCCCCGAGATCGCCGACCTGCTGCAGGCCGCGGTGCAGGCCCGCTGCAATATCCTGGTCAGCGGCGGCACCAGCTCGGGCAAGACCTCGCTGCTCAATGCGCTGGCCACGTTCGTGCCGGCCAGCGAGCGCGTCATCACCATCGAGGATACCGCCGAGCTGGCGCTGAACCACCCGCACGTGGTGCGGCTGGAAAGCCGACCCGGCGGCTTCGAGGGCACCGGCGTGGTGTCGATCCGCGACCTGCTGCGCAACAGCCTGCGCATGCGCCCCGACCGCATCATCGTGGGTGAGGTGCGCGGCGGCGAGGTGCTCGAAATGCTGCAGGCGATGAGCACCGGCCACGACGGCTCGATGGGCACCATCCACGCCAGCAGCCCGCGCGAATGCCTGTACCGGCTGGAGATGCTGGCCGGGTTTGCCGGCTTCCAGGGCAGCGAGGCGAGCCTGCGCCGGCAGATCGCCAACGCCATCGACTTTATCGTGCAGATCGCGCGGCTCTCCAACGGCAAGCGCCGCATCGTGTCGATCACCGAGGTCACCGGGCTGGGCGACAACATCGTCTCGACGCAGGAGCTGTACCGGCACGAGCCGGCCATCAACGCGGACGGCACCGAGACCGACCGCTGGCTCTCGCTCGGCATCCTGCCGCATTCGCCAAAGCTGGCGCGCATGCGCGGGCCGGGCTTCCTGCTGGACGACCGCTTCGATGTCTAGCGCCATGCTGATGCTCGCCGCGGTGGCGCTGGTCGTCACCGGCCTGGGACTGCTGCTGCTGGCCAGCGCGCAGGCGCGCGCGCGCCGCGAGCAGTCGCAGGCGTTCCTGCGCGCGCAGACCGAGCAGGTGCGGCTGCGCTACGCCCAGGCGCCGGCCCCGGCGCTGCAGTTGCCGGCGCGCGACCTGCGCCGCCACTGGGACGATTTCCTGCGCCGCGCCGACCTCGCGCCCACGCGCCGCACGGCCGTGCTGTGGGGCGCGCCAGTGGCGCTGTTCACCGTCATCGGCGCGCTCACGGGGCAATGGCTGGGCGCTGCGGCGGCGTGCATCGTCGCGCTCGCAATCGCCGCCTGCCTGCTGTGGAACCGCGTGCGCCGGCTGCACAAGAAGCTGCTGTCGCAACTGCCGGGGTTTCTCGATGGCGTGGTGCGGCTGATGACCATCGGCAGCAGCGTGCCGGCGGCGTTCCAGAACTCGATCGCCAATACCGAGGCGCCGCTGCGGCAATGCCTGGTGCAGGCGGTGCACCTGCAGCGCGCCGGCAAGGAGCTGGACCAGGCGGTGCTGCAGGTGGGGCGCGCGTACAAGGTCGACGAACTGGTGCTGGTGGCTTCCGTGCTGCGCCTGTCGGTGCGCTACGGCGGCCGCGCCGACGTGGTGATGGAGCGTACCGCGGCCTTCATGCGCGACCGCGAGGCGGCCCAGCGCGAGCTGCTGGCGCTGTCGGCCGAGACCCGGCTGTCGGCATGGATCCTGGGGCTGCTGCCGCTGGTGGTGGCCGGTGGCCTGTTCATGCTCAATGCGGGCTACATCATGCTGATGTGGAAGGACCCGGCCGGCAAGACCATGCTGCTGACCGCGCTCGGGCTGGAGGCCGCGGGCGTGCTGATGCTGTACCGGCTGGCCAAGTCGATCTGAGCGGCGCAAGCACAAGACCACGCACAAGACCACGCACAAGACCACGCACAAGACCACGCACAAGACCACGCACACATGGACCGCCTGACACTGATCTCGCTGAGCCTGCTAGCCGCCGCATGCGGCGTGGCCGTGCTGGCGCTGCCGCTGTTGCGCGACTGGCGCCAGCGGCGCCTGGCGGCGCGCACCATCGATGCCGCGCTGGCACGGCCGCGCGCGGCCGAAGCGGCGCAGGCGCCTGCGGCAGCGCAGCCGCATGCAAGCGCTGCCGCAGGCGTCCAGGCCGCCGCGCGTGCCGCGGTGCCGGCGGGTCGGACCGGTGCGGCGGCTATCGGGGGGCAACTTGGCGCACAACTGGGCGCGCGCGTGAGCGAACGCATCGACGCGCACTGGCTGGAATCGCGCCTGGGGCGCGCGGTGGTGACGCCCGAGGACCAGCAACTGCTGGAGCAATGCGGCTGGCACGGGCTGAAGGCGCGCATGCTGTTCGGCGCGCTGCGCCTGGTGCTGCCGCTGGCGCTGTCGCTGGCCGCGATGCTGGGGCATGTCGGCGCCGGCGCCGCCGTCATGCTGGCGTGGGGCTTCGGTGTGTTCGCGGTGGCCTACCTCGTGCCCAAGACACTGCTGCGCCGGCGTGCCGCGGCCCGGCTGCGCCTGGTCGACGACGAACTGCCGGTGCTGATCGACATGCTGCGGCTGCTGCAGGGCGTGGGCCTGTCGATCGACCAGAGCCTGCAGGTGATCGTGGCGGAGTTCGGCGGCATGCTGCGCGTGCTCGGGCCGGAACTGGCGCGCGCCAACCAGCAGTTCGCCTCGGGCCGCTCGCGCGAGCAGACGCTGTTGCGCATCAGCCGGCTGTTCGACAACGAGGACCTGAAAGGCCTGATCATGCTGCTGACGCAGGTGGACCGCCACGGCGGCGCGGTGCAGGAGCCGCTGCGCCAGTTCGGCCTGCGCCTGCAGGAGGCGCGCAAGGCGCGCATGAAGGAACAGATCGGCCGGCTCACGGTCAAGATGACCGCGGTGATGGTGGTGAGCCTGCTGCCGGTGCTGCTGATCATTACCGCGGGCCCGGGCTTCCTCGGGGTGATCCGCATGCTCGAACACATGGGAGGGACGCAATGATGCGCTCAGCCGGACTGGCCCTGGGCCGCGTTTCCGGATCGATGGCCGTGGTTGCGGCGGCGGTGGCGCTGGCGGGCTGCGCCACGCGCGACATCGGCGCCGCCATGATCCAGCAGCAGGCCGAGGCGCAGGTGGAGCTGGCGAAGATGCGAGACAAGACCGCCCGCGCGGAGTACAACGAGCAGGCGGTCTACCTGGGACTGATCCGCAAGATGCAGCAGGACGGGCTGTATTTTGCGTCGCTGGCGCATCTCGACGTTTACGTGCAGCGCTTCGACCCCGACGACGGGATCCGCGCGATGCGCGCCGATGCCTTGCGCGAGACCGGGCAGGACCAGGCCGCCACCGAGGCTTACCAGCAGCTCGCCACCACTTCGCGGGGCGTGCAGGCGGCGCATGCGCACCACGGGCTCGGGCTGCTGGCCGGGCGCCAGGAAGATTTTGCGCAGGCGGTGACCGAACTGCGCGCCGCGGCCGCGCTCGACCCGGTGAACGCCCGCATCGCCAGCGACCTGGGCTACGCGCTGATGCGCACCGGCGCCTTGCAGGACGCGCGCGTGCCGGTGATGCA
This genomic interval from Cupriavidus oxalaticus contains the following:
- a CDS encoding AAA family ATPase, which produces MDYFLLHATHGEARDWLGKVLGGLGTLVAEGGAQEAFIERVGELRPGLVFLHFSPELAGASARLGEQLLRLFPGLPLVAVGRADDPGVMLAALRMGVKDFIDLRDAPADAEAVVKRLAVPREQVRPAEAVRQGKIVALLGARPGVGVTSLAVNLAAAARRHLPLREKSDARAEVLLLDLGLPARDGALYLNLAPGFHFVEAVRNLRRFDQVFVQTALMRHANGVCVLPLPGALGELRDISYSETIGLLERLRAFFDMQVIDLGGFGNAEFTAQIVKAADSVVLVAEQSVGAIVSAAELVHELRAREVERDDLHLLVSRFDARLGVDAAQIARRVGVQSVATLPDCREALVLAMNRGAVLADDDPHDPYVRALAELLARLGYRPEAAKDTSLLGRMKEKLPEALRAKRVARTGS
- a CDS encoding CpaF family protein, with translation MTQAIEFSDHAPAPFPGSQEFHNIKEAAHEHLLTRIEELGAEFGRWSRTAIQRFVDLELESFTRLRRIPINEAELRQIAEALTKELAGFGPIEDLLNDPAVEDILVNGHLDVYVSRHGVLERIPVRFADGGHLLRIVRRILAPIGRRLDESNPMVDARLPDGGRINVVIPPLALEGPVVSIRKFRKDPMTPADLQALGTMSPEIADLLQAAVQARCNILVSGGTSSGKTSLLNALATFVPASERVITIEDTAELALNHPHVVRLESRPGGFEGTGVVSIRDLLRNSLRMRPDRIIVGEVRGGEVLEMLQAMSTGHDGSMGTIHASSPRECLYRLEMLAGFAGFQGSEASLRRQIANAIDFIVQIARLSNGKRRIVSITEVTGLGDNIVSTQELYRHEPAINADGTETDRWLSLGILPHSPKLARMRGPGFLLDDRFDV
- a CDS encoding type II secretion system F family protein yields the protein MSSAMLMLAAVALVVTGLGLLLLASAQARARREQSQAFLRAQTEQVRLRYAQAPAPALQLPARDLRRHWDDFLRRADLAPTRRTAVLWGAPVALFTVIGALTGQWLGAAAACIVALAIAACLLWNRVRRLHKKLLSQLPGFLDGVVRLMTIGSSVPAAFQNSIANTEAPLRQCLVQAVHLQRAGKELDQAVLQVGRAYKVDELVLVASVLRLSVRYGGRADVVMERTAAFMRDREAAQRELLALSAETRLSAWILGLLPLVVAGGLFMLNAGYIMLMWKDPAGKTMLLTALGLEAAGVLMLYRLAKSI
- a CDS encoding type II secretion system F family protein yields the protein MDRLTLISLSLLAAACGVAVLALPLLRDWRQRRLAARTIDAALARPRAAEAAQAPAAAQPHASAAAGVQAAARAAVPAGRTGAAAIGGQLGAQLGARVSERIDAHWLESRLGRAVVTPEDQQLLEQCGWHGLKARMLFGALRLVLPLALSLAAMLGHVGAGAAVMLAWGFGVFAVAYLVPKTLLRRRAAARLRLVDDELPVLIDMLRLLQGVGLSIDQSLQVIVAEFGGMLRVLGPELARANQQFASGRSREQTLLRISRLFDNEDLKGLIMLLTQVDRHGGAVQEPLRQFGLRLQEARKARMKEQIGRLTVKMTAVMVVSLLPVLLIITAGPGFLGVIRMLEHMGGTQ
- a CDS encoding tetratricopeptide repeat protein, producing the protein MMRSAGLALGRVSGSMAVVAAAVALAGCATRDIGAAMIQQQAEAQVELAKMRDKTARAEYNEQAVYLGLIRKMQQDGLYFASLAHLDVYVQRFDPDDGIRAMRADALRETGQDQAATEAYQQLATTSRGVQAAHAHHGLGLLAGRQEDFAQAVTELRAAAALDPVNARIASDLGYALMRTGALQDARVPVMQALELDARNPRVISNAAVWLMADGKRAQANAMMQKAAMPEATRSAVRKEADRVVRAAAARERAPAVRAVPRSSTSGTPATVAVAARSPAAAAPESASP